In Aegilops tauschii subsp. strangulata cultivar AL8/78 chromosome 3, Aet v6.0, whole genome shotgun sequence, one genomic interval encodes:
- the LOC109739348 gene encoding cytochrome P450 71A1: MDASSLFALLHSPLLILALLVPIVSFVLFFAKKPQPSGSNGGPRLPPSPWGLPILGHLPLLGSLPHRKLRSLAEAHGPVMLLRLGGVPTVVASSADAALEVMKTHDLAFASRPAVRMAERLLYGRDMAFAPYGQYWRQARRVCVLHLLSARRVASFRRVREQEAGALVDRVRRAAASCSRPEGDVVNLTDELISYTSAVISRAAFGDDGGYGIDDDLTEVFAEFEELLGTAAVGEFVPWLAWVDALMGLDAKVARAGKVMDRLLERVISDHRQRRLGGGRRLVGDGEDDHRDFVDVLLDVSEDDGEDSGGVRFDTVGIKAIILDMFAAATDTTYTTLTWAVAELINNPSEMHKLQDEVRAAVNGAGHVTEDHLEKMSYLRAVIRETLRLHAPLPLLLPRETLEDTELLGYRVPARTRVVVNAWAIGRDPATWERAEEFVPARFADGPAEYVLGQDFRFVPFGAGRRGCPGVGFAVPSIDLALASLLYHFDWELPPPAAAGASKLDMSELYGLSVRLKATLHLVARPWSP; encoded by the exons ATGGACGCCTCGTCGCTTTTTGCATTGTTGCACTCACCCCTGCTCATCCTCGCCCTGCTTGTGCCAATCGTgtccttcgtcctcttcttcGCCAAGAAACCTCAGCCTTCCGGAAGCAATGGCGGCCCACGTCTGCCTCCGTCGCCGTGGGGCCTTCCCATCCTCGGCCACCTCCCTCTTCTCGGTTCCCTGCCGCACCGGAAGCTCCGGTCCCTGGCCGAGGCGCACGGCCCCGTCATGCTCCTGCGCCTCGGCGGCGTGCCCACCGTCGTGGCCTCCTCGGCGGACGCGGCGCTGGAGGTCATGAAGACCCACGACCTGGCCTTCGCGAGCCGCCCCGCGGTGCGCATGGCGGAGCGCCTCCTGTACGGCCGCGACATGGCCTTCGCCCCCTACGGCCAGTACTGGCGGCAGGCGCGCCGCGTGTGCGTGCTCCACCTCCTCAGCGCCCGCCGCGTGGCCTCCTTCCGCCGCGTCCGGGAGCAGGAGGCCGGCGCCCTGGTCGACCGCGTCCGGCGCGCTGCCGCCAGCTGCTCGCGGCCCGAGGGTGACGTCGTGAACCTGACCGACGAGCTCATATCCTACACCAGCGCCGTGATCTCGCGGGCTGCGTTCGGCGACGATGGCGGGTACGGGATCGACGACGACCTGACGGAGGTGTTCGCCGAGTTCGAGGAGCTGCTGGGGACGGCCGCGGTGGGGGAGTTCGTCCCGTGGCTGGCGTGGGTGGATGCGCTCATGGGGCTGGACGCCAAGGTGGCACGGGCGGGCAAGGTGATGGACAGGCTGCTCGAGCGGGTCATCTCGGACCACCGCCAGCGGCGTCtcggcggagggcgacggctcGTTGGCGACGGGGAGGACGATCACCGGGACTTCGTGGACGTGCTGCTGGACGTCAGCGAGGACGATGGAGAAGACTCCGGAGGAGTCCGGTTCGACACGGTCGGCATCAAGGCCATCATCCTG GACATGTTCGCCGCGGCCACCGACACGACCTACACGACTCTGACATGGGCCGTGGCGGAGCTCATCAACAACCCATCCGAGATGCACAAGCTCCAGGACGAGGTCCGCGCGGCCGTCAATGGCGCCGGCCACGTCACCGAGGACCACCTCGAGAAGATGAGCTACCTGAGGGCCGTGATCAGGGAGACGCTCCGGCTGCACGCGCCCCTGCCGCTCCTCCTGCCCCGGGAGACGCTCGAGGACACGGAGCTGCTGGGCTACCGCGTCCCGGCGCGGACGCGCGTGGTCGTTAACGCGTGGGCCATCGGCCGCGACCCGGCGACGTGGGAGCGCGCCGAGGAGTTCGTCCCGGCGAGGTTCGCGGACGGCCCGGCGGAGTACGTGCTGGGGCAGGACTTCAGGTTCGTGCCGTTCGGCGCCGGAAGGAGGGGGTGCCCCGGCGTCGGCTTCGCCGTGCCGTCGATCGACCTGGCGCTCGCCAGCCTGCTGTACCATTTCGACTGGGAGCTGCCACCGCCGGCGGCGGCCGGGGCGTCGAAGTTGGACATGAGCGAGCTGTATGGGCTGTCTGTCCGGCTCAAGGCCACGCTGCATCTGGTTGCTAGGCCGTGGTCTCCTTGA